Proteins from a single region of Scylla paramamosain isolate STU-SP2022 chromosome 35, ASM3559412v1, whole genome shotgun sequence:
- the LOC135090543 gene encoding RNA-binding protein lark-like isoform X1 encodes MAGGHGENISIMPPKTKIFVGKLPPTCKDFELRKLFERYGEVTECSILGNYAFVHMKTEEQAATAIRNLNNWDMNGFKISVEQSTGEKRAGGMGGMRGGMGGGFRGRGGPMRGRGMGRPGPYDRRPPMGDRYGPPPPGPPPAPPMRNGYYEDYERRDRRPLPPAGALDRRPPPPMPREPAYRDPYDRYDSYDRMPPPPMGRRTPPPMDRRPPPMGYDRRDDPYGDMYGPRPERDMYGGGRDMFPPRGRSPPRRSPPRRYPGPPRDMPPRRF; translated from the exons ATGGCTGGTGGTCACGGAGAAAATA tttccattaTGCCCCCCAAGACAAAGATATTTGTTGGCAAATTGCCACCGACGTGTAAAGACTTTGAGCTACGAAAGTTGTTTGAGAGGTACGGAGAAGTGACAGAATGCTCCATCCTGGGCAATTATGCCTTTGTTCACATGAAGACAGAAGAGCAAGCTGCCACAGCCATCAGGAACCTAAACAACTGGGACATGAATGGCTTCAAGATCAGTGTTGAG CAATCCACTGGGGAGAAGCGAGCTGGAGGAATGGGAGGCATGCGCGGGGGTATGGGTGGGGGTTTCCGTGGCCGTGGTGGTCCCATGAGGGGACGAGGCATGGGCCGGCCTGGACCATATGACCGCCGTCCACCCATGGGAGACCGTTACGGCCCTCCACCACCAGGTCCCCCTCCTGCTCCACCCATGAGAAATGGATATTATGAAGACTATGAGCGTCGAGACCGTCGTCCCCTACCCCCCGCAGGCGCCCTGGACCGGCGGCCCCCACCACCCATGCCCAGGGAGCCAGCCTACAGGGACCCTTATGACCGTTATGACTCCTATGACCGCATGCCCCCTCCACCCATGGGCAGGCGCACCCCACCACCCATGGACCGCAGACCACCCCCCATGGGATATGACCGGAGGGATGACCCTTACGGAGACATGTATGGACCCCGACCAGA GCGAGACATGTATGGAGGTGGGCGGGATATGTTCCCCCCACGTGGCAGATCTCCCCCCCGCCGTAGCCCTCCCCGCCG CTACCCCGGTCCTCCCCGTGACATGCCCCCCCGACGCTTTTAG
- the LOC135090543 gene encoding RNA-binding protein lark-like isoform X2, with protein sequence MPPKTKIFVGKLPPTCKDFELRKLFERYGEVTECSILGNYAFVHMKTEEQAATAIRNLNNWDMNGFKISVEQSTGEKRAGGMGGMRGGMGGGFRGRGGPMRGRGMGRPGPYDRRPPMGDRYGPPPPGPPPAPPMRNGYYEDYERRDRRPLPPAGALDRRPPPPMPREPAYRDPYDRYDSYDRMPPPPMGRRTPPPMDRRPPPMGYDRRDDPYGDMYGPRPERDMYGGGRDMFPPRGRSPPRRSPPRRYPGPPRDMPPRRF encoded by the exons aTGCCCCCCAAGACAAAGATATTTGTTGGCAAATTGCCACCGACGTGTAAAGACTTTGAGCTACGAAAGTTGTTTGAGAGGTACGGAGAAGTGACAGAATGCTCCATCCTGGGCAATTATGCCTTTGTTCACATGAAGACAGAAGAGCAAGCTGCCACAGCCATCAGGAACCTAAACAACTGGGACATGAATGGCTTCAAGATCAGTGTTGAG CAATCCACTGGGGAGAAGCGAGCTGGAGGAATGGGAGGCATGCGCGGGGGTATGGGTGGGGGTTTCCGTGGCCGTGGTGGTCCCATGAGGGGACGAGGCATGGGCCGGCCTGGACCATATGACCGCCGTCCACCCATGGGAGACCGTTACGGCCCTCCACCACCAGGTCCCCCTCCTGCTCCACCCATGAGAAATGGATATTATGAAGACTATGAGCGTCGAGACCGTCGTCCCCTACCCCCCGCAGGCGCCCTGGACCGGCGGCCCCCACCACCCATGCCCAGGGAGCCAGCCTACAGGGACCCTTATGACCGTTATGACTCCTATGACCGCATGCCCCCTCCACCCATGGGCAGGCGCACCCCACCACCCATGGACCGCAGACCACCCCCCATGGGATATGACCGGAGGGATGACCCTTACGGAGACATGTATGGACCCCGACCAGA GCGAGACATGTATGGAGGTGGGCGGGATATGTTCCCCCCACGTGGCAGATCTCCCCCCCGCCGTAGCCCTCCCCGCCG CTACCCCGGTCCTCCCCGTGACATGCCCCCCCGACGCTTTTAG
- the LOC135090546 gene encoding uncharacterized protein LOC135090546: protein MGGVRAGVGVLVVLAWACVGVRGHGRLIEPPGRSTAWRFGFSTPHNYNDHEIYCGGFANQWQRNGGKCGPCGDPYQSPQPRDNEGGGKYGRGVIVKKYKHSSVAVIGVELTANHRGFFEFHICPHNNPLRPVAEQCLQQHLLKQADGSGARYYPGPGSKKFFARYRLPAGMTCKQCVLRWRYVAGNNWGKCENGTGMVGCGPQEEFRSCADITITEEDGSADDTPSYVPDYEDDYNEVDVESHAGKPTLVPEEQVNHVGHVVALTLAFLLIIVVLLGLIVYFYWAKDAFKGLLKRQTGQWAKAAPPPSKPASSVVTISGPLGAPPPVPPRRNRSTSGGEKAVNSSARDISSISAPTRVTINGVAVNTGSGDVSQAPLHVPDD from the exons GTTTGGTTTCAGTACCCCTCACAACTACAACGACCATGAGATATACTGCGGGGGCTTCGCGAACCAGTGGCAGCGAAACGGGGGCAAGTGTGGCCCGTGCGGCGACCCCTATCAGAGTCCTCAG CCGCGGGACAACGAGGGCGGCGGCAAATACGGGCGCGGCGTGATTGTAAAGAAGTACAAGCACAGCAGCGTGGCGGTGATCGGCGTGGAGCTCACCGCCAACCACAGAGGCTTCTTCGAGTTCCACATCTGCCCGCATAACAATCCCCTGCGTCCCGTGGCTGAGCAGTGCCTCCAGCAGCACCTCCTGAAGCAGGCTGACGGCAGCGgggctag GTACTACCCCGGACCGGGCTCCAAGAAGTTCTTCGCCAGGTACCGACTGCCGGCGGGGATGACGTGCAAGCAGTGCGTGCTGCGATGGCGCTACGTGGCGGGCAACAACTGGGGCAAGTGTGAGAACGGCACGGGCATGGTGGGCTGCGGGCCACAGGAGGAGTTCCGTTCGTGTGCGGACATCACCATCACAGAGGAGGACGGCTCGGCGGACGACACCCCGAGCTACGTGCCGGACTACGAGGACGACTACAACGAGGTGGACGTGGAGAGCCACGCCGGCAAGCCCACGCTGGTGCCCGAGGAGCAGGTGAACCACGTGGGGCACGTGGTGGCCCTCACGTTGGCCTTCCTGCTCATCATCGTGGTGCTGCTCGGCCTCATCGTCTACTTCTACTGGGCCAAGGACGCCTTCAAGGGCCTGCTCAAGCGCCAGACGGGTCAGTGGGCCAAGgccgccccgccgccctccAAGCCTGCCAGCTCCGTAGTCACCATCTCTGGCCCTCTGGGGGCGCCGCCGCCTGTGCCGCCCCGCCGCAACCGCTCAACCTCAGGAGGGGAAAAAGCCGTCAACTCCAGTGCGAGGGACATCTCGTCCATCAGCGCGCCCACACGCGTCACCATCAACGGCGTGGCGGTTAACACAGGAAGTGGCGACGTGTCCCAGGCGCCCCTGCACGTGCCCGACGATTAG
- the LOC135090540 gene encoding peptidylprolyl isomerase domain and WD repeat-containing protein 1-like — protein sequence MSDAKRKHDEQEGEEGSEEEWIGPRPQEAAAEPRIKKIKVLEHEQMYLENLPCAEYYEKSYMHRDTVTHVVVTKTDFIVTGSCDGHIKFWKKQEEGVEFVKHFRAHLGNVQQLAANHSGTRLVSLSNDKSLKVFDVENFDMINMMKLDFIPSTGEWIHPASDPQHTLAVADSESPKIYIFDGHGTNIPLHVLETIHTKPVTIIKYNHRFDVVLSVDEIGMIEYWAGSKKDFQTPTCVNFRSKLDTDLFEFVKNKTMPRCMTISPDGLHFATIGDDKKVRVFKFLTGKMTRVFDESLQHYIELQQQKQQIPNMEFGRRLAVERDVEKGGALGVCNILYDESGYFLLYATMLGVKIVNLHNNHLVRTIGKPENLRLLNLALFQGKVKKNKGPLTMEMEASENPALDSIKADPTLVATAFRKNRFYLFTRRDATDTKSVDTDRDVFNEKPSKEDIIAATEQGGAQRLYETAVLHTSLGDITLKLFPKECPKTVENFCVHVKNGYYNGHLFHRVIKQFMIQTGDPLGTGVGGESIWGTEFEDEFHPSLRHDRPYTLSMANAGPNTNGSQFFITVIPTPWLDNKHTVFGRVIKGMEVVQNISNVKTNPKTDKPYDDITIISVSVK from the exons ATGAGTGACGCCAAGAGGAAGCATGATgagcaagagggagaggagggcagtgaGGAGGAGTGGATCGGGCCGAGGCCTCAGGAAGCTGCCGCGGAGCCCAGGATCAAGAAAATCAAAG TGCTGGAGCATGAACAGATGTACTTGGAGAACCTGCCGTGTGCTGAGTATTATGAGAAGAGCTACATGCACCGGGACACAGTGACTCATGTGGTGGTGACCAA GACAGATTTCATTGTCACTGGAAGCTGTGATGGCCACATCAAGTTTtggaagaagcaggaagagggagTAGAATTTGTGAAGCATTTCCGTGCCCACCTTGGCAATGTGCAGCAGCTGGCGGCGAACCACTCAGGCACCAGGCTggtctctctctcaaatgacaAGAGTCTGAAGGTGTTTGATGTGGAAAATTTTG ATATGATCAACATGATGAAGCTGGATTTCATTCCCTCGACAGGGGAGTGGATCCATCCAGCATCAGACCCACAGCACACACTTGCCGTGGCAGATTCTGAGAGTCCCAAAATTTACATATTTGACGGTCACGGCACCAACATACCCCTGCATGTATTGGAGACCATCCACACCAAGCCTGTCACAATCATAAAG TACAACCACAGATTTGACGTTGTTCTCTCTGTGGATGAGATCGGCATGATTGAGTATTGGGCTGGATCAAAGAAGGACTTCCAGACACCAACTTGTGTCAACTTCAGATCAAAACTGGACACTGATTTGTTTGAGTTTGTGAAGAACAAGACAATGCCACGGTGCATGACCATCTCACCCGACGGACTGCACTTTGCCACAATCGGTGATGACAAGAAA GTAAGAGTGTTCAAGTTCCTTACTGGAAAAATGACCAGAGTGTTTGATGAAAGCTTGCAGCACTACATTGAGCTGCAGCAACAGAAACAGCAGATTCCTAACATGGAGTTTGGCAGGCG GTTGGCCGTGGAGCGAGATGTGGAGAAGGGAGGAGCTCTAGGAGTGTGCAACATCTTGTATGATGAGAGTGGCTACTTCCTCCTGTATGCCACCATGCTTGGGGTGAAGATTGTCAACCTGCACAACAACCACCTGGTTCGGACGATTGGGAAGCCAGAGAACTTGCGCCTGCTGAACCTTGCACTCTTCCAG GGTAAAGTGAAGAAGAACAAAGGTCCCCTCACCATGGAGATGGAGGCTTCAGAAAATCCTGCCCTGGATTCCATCAAGGCAGACCCAACACTGGTGGCCACAGCCTTCCGAAAGAACCGCTTCTATCTCTTCACGAGACGAGACGCCACAGACACCAAGAGTGTGGACACTGATCGGGATGTCTTCAATGAGAAGCCTTCCAAGGAGGACATCATTGCTGCTACAGAACAAGGAG GTGCTCAGAGATTGTATGAAACAGCAGTGCTCCACACATCACTTGGGGACATCACACTGAAGCTCTTCCCCAAGGAGTGTCCCAAGACAGTAGAGAACTTCTGCGTGCATGTCAAGAACGGTTACTACAACGGCCACTTGTTCCACCGTGTCATAAAACAGTTCATGATTCAGACGGGAGATCCACTGG GAACTGGTGTTGGTGGGGAGAGCATTTGGGGAACAGAGTTTGAGGATGAGTTTCACCCCTCCCTTCGTCATGACCGCCCTTACACTCTCAGCATGGCAAATGCTGGTCCAAACACCAATGGTTCTCAGTTCTTCATCACAGTCATTCCCACA CCCTGGCTGGATAACAAGCACACAGTGTTCGGCCGAGTCATCAAGGGAATGGAGGTGGTGCAGAACATCTCGAACGTCAAGACCAACCCTAAGACAGACAAGCCATACGATGACATCACCATAATATCAGTGTCTGTGAAATGA